The following proteins are co-located in the Sphingorhabdus lutea genome:
- a CDS encoding phytoene desaturase family protein: MPVQYDAIIIGGGHNGLVCAYYLAKSGMKVRIVEARGIVGGCAVTEEFHPGFRNSVASYTVSLLQPKIIADMQLVRRGYRVVERPFSNYFPLPDGGHMLVGGGVERTQAEFARFNKSDAAKLPEFYAMLENVADLLRSLAMQPPPDINGGLSALFDLGRTLWPMRDLSVKQKNEITHLFTRSARDILDGWFENEHIKAAFAFDSIVGNYASPDTPGSGYVLIHHVFGEVNGNKGSWGHVIGGMGAITQMMAAACEEAGVEISLNSPVTEILYDENRAHSVKLLDGQIIKASHIISNVGPKLLAKLVGKQAGTDWPVKDYKSGSGSFRMNVALSALPKFTGMPEQGDHLKSGIIIAPTMDYMDRAFHDARAYGWSKSPIIEMLIPSLVDDSLSPKGQHVASLFCQQFASHLPDGRVWTDKEEEAAADHIIATINKYAPGFSDLILGRMILSPAGLEAKFGLIDGDIFHGRMSLDQIWINRPWMGAGNYHMPLKGLYLCGSGAHPGGGVTGAPGYLCAQQILSGRKIMNRIKRRFTARD; this comes from the coding sequence ATGCCGGTCCAATATGATGCGATTATCATTGGGGGCGGGCATAATGGCCTTGTCTGCGCATATTATTTGGCCAAATCGGGGATGAAGGTGCGGATAGTGGAGGCGCGAGGCATTGTCGGCGGCTGCGCCGTGACCGAGGAATTCCACCCTGGTTTCCGGAATAGCGTGGCCAGCTATACCGTTAGTTTATTGCAACCCAAAATTATTGCCGATATGCAATTGGTGCGCCGCGGTTATAGGGTGGTGGAACGGCCCTTCTCCAATTATTTCCCTTTGCCAGATGGTGGGCATATGTTGGTTGGCGGCGGGGTAGAGCGCACACAGGCCGAATTTGCACGCTTTAATAAGAGTGATGCGGCGAAACTACCCGAATTTTATGCCATGTTGGAAAATGTCGCGGACTTATTGCGGTCATTGGCTATGCAGCCTCCACCTGATATAAATGGCGGGCTTTCCGCTTTATTTGATTTGGGCCGAACCCTTTGGCCAATGCGCGATTTGTCGGTAAAACAAAAAAATGAAATCACGCATTTATTTACACGCAGCGCGCGTGATATTTTGGACGGGTGGTTTGAAAATGAACATATAAAGGCGGCCTTTGCCTTTGACTCTATTGTGGGTAATTATGCCAGCCCCGACACGCCAGGAAGCGGCTATGTGCTTATCCATCATGTTTTTGGCGAGGTAAATGGCAATAAAGGTAGTTGGGGGCATGTGATAGGCGGCATGGGCGCAATAACGCAAATGATGGCAGCGGCATGTGAAGAAGCAGGGGTGGAGATAAGTTTGAACAGTCCCGTTACAGAAATATTATACGATGAAAATAGAGCGCATAGCGTAAAATTATTGGATGGGCAGATTATTAAAGCATCCCATATTATTTCCAATGTCGGGCCAAAATTATTGGCAAAGTTGGTGGGTAAACAGGCAGGTACCGATTGGCCAGTGAAGGATTATAAAAGCGGATCGGGCAGTTTTAGAATGAATGTCGCCCTTTCTGCTTTGCCGAAATTTACCGGAATGCCGGAACAGGGCGACCATTTGAAAAGCGGCATCATCATAGCGCCGACCATGGACTATATGGACCGCGCTTTTCATGATGCACGCGCATATGGATGGTCAAAATCACCTATCATTGAAATGCTTATCCCTTCTTTGGTGGATGACAGCTTATCGCCAAAGGGGCAGCATGTGGCCAGCCTTTTCTGCCAACAATTTGCGTCTCATTTGCCCGATGGTCGCGTTTGGACGGACAAAGAGGAAGAAGCCGCCGCCGATCATATCATCGCCACCATCAACAAATATGCGCCGGGATTTTCTGACTTAATTTTGGGCCGCATGATTTTAAGTCCCGCAGGATTGGAGGCGAAATTTGGCCTTATTGACGGGGATATTTTCCACGGCCGGATGAGTTTGGATCAAATTTGGATAAATCGGCCATGGATGGGGGCGGGAAATTATCATATGCCATTAAAGGGGCTGTATCTATGTGGATCCGGCGCACATCCCGGCGGCGGGGTAACGGGCGCCCCTGGTTATTTATGCGCACAGCAAATTTTATCGGGGCGCAAAATAATGAACAGAATAAAGCGCCGGTTTACTGCGCGGGATTAG
- a CDS encoding tryptophan halogenase family protein: MNKDDKIQSIAIIGGGTSGWSTAALLGAILKDSGVKITLIESSDIPTIGVGEATIPPIFEFLRNIGADEVEFIRQCQATFKLAILFKNWVRQGQQYWHPFGNLGITINQRPFHHYWWKNKTHGHDENFADFCPAIALAEDNKFAFPSPDGNWPGGAVAYAMHFDAGLVAKFLRDHSQKAGVIHHDAKVERSKVRDGEWIDGLILNNGDELTADLYIDCTGFRGLLIEEALQSGYVDWSNWLPCDRAVAVQSEPHETRTPYTIATAKEAGWQWRIPLQNRIGNGYVYSSTFTDDDRAAQSLLDGLDSPKLAEPRFLKFTAGYRKSGWIGNCIAIGLSAGFLEPLESTSIHLIHTGLNRLLDYFPDKNFDPALRRAYNAEIEAEYSHIRDFLLLHYYPNQRHGEPFWDAMRHNKLPDSLAHKMELFAQSGRISSRRKELFSDMSWFYVAAGMEITPKYIDPLADIAPFDEVCNIMGQMKGAMAAYRHAAPTHDAILNMLIDPNEKRRPNFGVGAGWSGR; the protein is encoded by the coding sequence ATGAATAAAGATGATAAAATCCAATCCATTGCCATTATCGGCGGCGGCACATCGGGCTGGTCCACGGCGGCATTATTGGGCGCGATATTAAAAGATAGCGGGGTGAAGATCACCCTGATTGAATCATCCGACATCCCCACCATTGGCGTAGGCGAGGCGACAATTCCACCGATTTTTGAATTTCTGCGCAATATTGGCGCAGATGAGGTTGAATTTATCCGCCAATGTCAGGCGACATTTAAACTGGCCATATTGTTCAAAAATTGGGTGCGGCAGGGCCAACAATATTGGCACCCCTTTGGCAATTTGGGTATCACCATTAACCAACGACCATTTCACCATTATTGGTGGAAAAATAAGACCCATGGGCATGATGAAAATTTCGCCGATTTTTGCCCCGCCATTGCCTTGGCCGAGGATAATAAATTTGCCTTTCCATCGCCCGATGGCAATTGGCCCGGCGGCGCGGTGGCCTATGCCATGCATTTTGATGCAGGGCTGGTCGCAAAATTTCTGCGCGACCATTCACAAAAAGCGGGCGTTATCCATCATGATGCAAAGGTTGAACGTAGCAAGGTGCGGGACGGCGAATGGATAGACGGCTTAATCCTGAATAATGGTGACGAATTGACCGCCGATTTATATATTGATTGCACCGGATTTCGCGGTTTGTTGATTGAGGAAGCATTGCAAAGCGGATATGTGGATTGGAGCAATTGGCTGCCCTGTGACCGCGCGGTTGCGGTGCAAAGCGAACCGCATGAAACACGCACGCCCTATACCATCGCCACGGCAAAGGAGGCGGGGTGGCAATGGCGCATTCCCCTGCAAAACCGTATCGGCAATGGATATGTTTATTCCAGCACTTTTACCGATGATGACCGTGCGGCGCAAAGCCTGCTTGACGGGCTGGACAGCCCCAAATTGGCCGAGCCACGTTTTTTGAAATTCACCGCCGGATATCGCAAAAGCGGTTGGATTGGCAATTGCATCGCCATTGGGCTGTCCGCTGGATTTTTAGAACCATTGGAATCAACCAGTATCCATTTAATTCACACTGGATTAAACCGATTGCTGGATTATTTTCCGGATAAAAATTTTGATCCCGCCCTGCGCCGTGCCTATAATGCTGAAATAGAGGCGGAATACAGCCATATTCGCGATTTCCTATTGCTGCATTATTATCCCAATCAACGTCATGGAGAACCATTTTGGGATGCCATGCGCCATAATAAATTACCTGATAGCCTTGCCCATAAAATGGAGCTTTTTGCACAAAGCGGGCGCATATCATCCCGCAGAAAAGAGCTGTTTTCGGATATGAGCTGGTTTTATGTGGCTGCTGGAATGGAAATTACACCCAAATATATTGACCCATTGGCCGACATCGCCCCATTTGATGAAGTGTGCAACATTATGGGCCAGATGAAGGGCGCTATGGCCGCCTATCGCCATGCCGCACCCACCCATGATGCGATATTAAACATGCTGATTGATCCCAATGAGAAAAGACGGCCCAATTTTGGTGTTGGCGCGGGATGGAGTGGCCGATAA
- a CDS encoding LacI family DNA-binding transcriptional regulator encodes MINFCQHNKVGENAGQNPSSFVDKAVIFGHEYPMARGAKRSTSKDVAKLAGVSPKTVSRVFNDEPHVTPAVREKVMKAAEELHYHPNIMARGLVRRRSFLIGLIYERPSPSYVVELQRGALRRLKDERYRLIVLSMESMNEQPKDLAILARNTALDGIILAPPACDIPEILDGLTKAKIPFSRIAPVAIPDLGLCTTMDDVAAAYESAQYLTDLGHRDVAIIKGDPLHAASARRTEGYIKCLTEQNISINPNWVEEGNFSFESGYDAAMRILSHDKKPTAILAQNDDMAVGAMSAAQELGLSIPGDISIVGYDDSEIARTVWPRLTTVRQPVEDMAFQAADLLLKQFDDMAYVAPAPLPHEMMIRQSAAPPRND; translated from the coding sequence ATGATAAATTTCTGCCAACATAATAAAGTGGGTGAAAATGCTGGCCAAAATCCTTCATCCTTTGTTGACAAGGCGGTCATATTTGGCCACGAATATCCTATGGCGCGGGGTGCAAAAAGATCGACAAGTAAAGATGTCGCAAAATTGGCGGGGGTTTCCCCCAAAACTGTGTCACGGGTGTTTAATGATGAACCCCATGTTACCCCTGCTGTCCGTGAAAAGGTGATGAAAGCAGCAGAGGAGCTGCATTATCATCCCAATATTATGGCGCGTGGTTTGGTGCGGCGGCGTTCATTCCTTATCGGTTTAATATATGAACGGCCCAGCCCCAGCTATGTTGTGGAGTTACAGCGCGGCGCGCTGCGCCGATTAAAGGATGAAAGATATCGTTTAATCGTCTTGTCCATGGAATCGATGAATGAACAGCCAAAGGACCTTGCCATTTTGGCGCGAAATACCGCGCTGGATGGTATTATCCTTGCCCCGCCTGCATGTGATATTCCAGAGATATTGGACGGATTAACAAAGGCGAAAATCCCATTTTCGCGTATCGCGCCGGTGGCTATTCCTGATTTGGGGCTTTGCACCACCATGGACGATGTTGCCGCCGCATATGAAAGTGCGCAATATTTAACCGATTTGGGGCATCGTGATGTTGCCATTATAAAGGGCGATCCATTACATGCGGCCAGTGCGCGGCGGACGGAGGGGTATATTAAATGCCTGACCGAACAGAATATCAGCATCAATCCCAATTGGGTTGAGGAGGGTAATTTCAGCTTTGAATCAGGATATGACGCGGCCATGCGGATTTTAAGCCATGACAAAAAGCCAACCGCAATTTTGGCACAAAATGACGATATGGCGGTGGGCGCAATGTCGGCCGCGCAGGAGCTTGGCCTGTCTATTCCCGGTGATATCAGCATTGTGGGATATGATGATTCCGAAATTGCGCGAACGGTTTGGCCGCGCCTTACCACCGTAAGGCAACCGGTGGAGGATATGGCGTTTCAGGCGGCTGATTTATTGTTAAAACAATTTGATGACATGGCCTATGTCGCCCCTGCGCCCCTGCCGCATGAAATGATGATCCGGCAAAGCGCAGCGCCGCCGCGCAATGATTAG
- a CDS encoding DUF1176 domain-containing protein, with translation MFGTNFNPIAAFAIEKPTITSKNQMVKLLEVKNFTDWVVGCDNMLQCRTVIFRDYNDIWNDEFPELIISRTAGRDEKGNASIILQGLSDKESVEFIIDGKSYNYKSNNDGANTANGDFVIKNSNASTLIAQMLKGNILKLKGKGGKDLGSLSLNGMSASLRYMDALQKRAGTTSALVAKGRQIYTLSPPSIPIIKAAKIGKEAAMPSKAMVKNFAEKSSCSEDRMMDIEDNVYSLGTYKGKIRALVIIFCGSGAYNISNAIYIAEKQGKNWIYYPAKFNITEYGTEPDGVTILVNSAWDPLTQTLDHYVKFRGLGDCGQSASYVWDGEIFRLSQNSIMPECRGSIDYISNYNAKIEYVLDK, from the coding sequence ATGTTCGGGACAAATTTTAATCCCATTGCAGCATTTGCGATAGAAAAACCGACCATCACATCAAAGAATCAAATGGTCAAACTTTTGGAAGTAAAGAACTTTACCGATTGGGTCGTTGGCTGTGACAATATGCTGCAATGCCGGACGGTTATTTTTCGTGATTATAATGATATATGGAATGATGAATTTCCCGAGCTTATCATTTCACGAACAGCTGGTAGAGATGAAAAGGGCAATGCCTCCATTATTTTACAGGGGTTAAGCGATAAAGAGAGCGTTGAGTTCATCATTGATGGCAAATCATATAATTATAAATCAAATAATGACGGTGCAAATACGGCAAATGGCGATTTTGTTATAAAAAACTCCAATGCCAGCACCTTAATTGCGCAAATGTTAAAGGGTAATATCTTAAAATTAAAAGGAAAGGGTGGCAAAGATTTGGGGTCATTATCCTTAAACGGCATGTCTGCCAGCCTGCGTTATATGGATGCGCTGCAAAAACGCGCTGGGACAACCAGTGCCCTTGTGGCAAAGGGCCGTCAAATTTACACTCTATCCCCGCCGTCAATTCCAATTATTAAAGCCGCCAAAATTGGAAAAGAAGCCGCCATGCCCAGCAAAGCAATGGTAAAGAATTTCGCCGAAAAATCATCTTGCAGCGAAGACCGCATGATGGACATTGAAGACAATGTCTATAGCCTTGGCACTTATAAGGGAAAGATACGCGCATTAGTTATTATATTTTGCGGTTCAGGTGCATATAATATCAGCAATGCCATTTATATTGCAGAAAAACAGGGCAAAAATTGGATTTACTATCCAGCAAAATTTAACATTACTGAATATGGCACAGAACCCGATGGTGTAACCATTTTAGTGAATAGCGCGTGGGACCCATTAACTCAAACTTTGGACCATTATGTCAAATTTCGCGGCCTTGGCGATTGTGGGCAGAGCGCATCATATGTTTGGGATGGCGAGATATTTCGCCTGTCACAAAACTCTATCATGCCTGAATGCAGGGGCAGCATCGATTATATAAGCAATTATAACGCAAAAATTGAATATGTACTCGATAAATAA
- a CDS encoding MFS transporter: MISRKEKYCYAAGDWGFNLVWMSIELYLLFFYIQILHLPLPVASAIFLAGAVLDWVSDPLIGALADRFSDRVPLRAWVLICGPAMGAALVLAFSSPELSGLMLFVYVLITHLFLRFCYSIGNIPYAALTARMTDRADDHVALTGVRMQGAALGGISAAIIYNLIPASNNVDAGRFMMGAVILAFAAQPFLLATFLGVKEKIITAPDTEKFAPWQQIKDFVALLTQSAAMRRLMITIIFAGLSCTMLSKSLLFLFSEMGEGELGYRVALSPSLALLLTVPIWLVVEKKLGRVPTLLLSLFLNFSALILAWLALPHILATASFYLIAIIASCGMSIMFWSLVPAVIADVEAAHKIGCAARIYALTTTARKLGQALSPQVITLSLAYSPNASVMPGLVVAALMALLVTYFYRPIRQIRPK, from the coding sequence ATGATTAGCAGAAAAGAAAAATATTGTTATGCGGCCGGTGACTGGGGATTTAATCTGGTCTGGATGTCAATTGAACTTTATCTGTTATTTTTTTATATCCAAATTTTACATCTCCCTTTGCCGGTGGCATCGGCCATATTTTTGGCGGGCGCGGTTTTGGATTGGGTTTCTGATCCCTTAATTGGGGCATTGGCGGACAGATTTTCAGACCGCGTGCCGCTGCGCGCATGGGTGTTAATCTGTGGGCCAGCCATGGGGGCGGCATTGGTTTTGGCCTTTTCTTCTCCTGAATTAAGCGGGCTGATGCTCTTTGTTTATGTGCTTATCACCCATTTATTTTTACGATTTTGTTATAGTATTGGAAACATCCCCTATGCCGCATTAACCGCGCGGATGACGGACAGGGCGGATGATCATGTTGCCTTAACCGGGGTGCGGATGCAGGGCGCGGCATTGGGGGGGATTAGCGCGGCGATAATATATAATCTTATCCCTGCTTCCAATAATGTTGATGCGGGGCGGTTTATGATGGGGGCGGTCATTTTGGCCTTTGCCGCGCAACCATTTTTATTGGCCACATTTTTGGGGGTGAAGGAAAAAATAATAACTGCGCCAGATACAGAAAAATTTGCTCCATGGCAGCAAATAAAGGACTTTGTCGCATTATTAACGCAATCCGCAGCGATGCGCCGTTTAATGATAACGATAATTTTTGCGGGATTAAGCTGTACGATGTTAAGCAAATCGCTCTTATTCCTATTCTCCGAAATGGGGGAGGGGGAATTGGGTTATCGCGTGGCGCTGTCTCCTTCATTGGCATTATTATTAACCGTGCCCATTTGGTTGGTGGTGGAAAAGAAATTGGGCCGTGTGCCAACATTATTATTGTCATTATTTCTTAATTTTTCGGCATTGATATTGGCGTGGTTGGCCCTGCCCCATATATTGGCAACCGCATCATTTTACCTTATCGCAATTATTGCCAGCTGCGGCATGTCGATTATGTTTTGGTCGCTTGTCCCTGCCGTGATAGCCGATGTGGAGGCGGCACATAAAATTGGATGCGCCGCAAGAATTTATGCGCTAACCACCACGGCGCGAAAATTGGGTCAGGCTCTTTCACCTCAGGTCATTACGTTAAGTTTGGCATATAGCCCAAATGCTTCGGTCATGCCGGGTTTGGTTGTGGCTGCTTTAATGGCTTTGTTGGTTACTTATTTTTACCGTCCTATTCGTCAAATTAGGCCTAAATAA
- a CDS encoding DMT family transporter encodes MPAFSPWLFLAIAIIFEIAGTSFLKLSDGFTKWGWGGASIFCYWICFAFLAVAITKIPVGIAYAIWSGVGIMAITIIGWLAFKQSLSWPQLGFIALICIGAIGLNLTSSHDANAHDKAEIPANPAQ; translated from the coding sequence ATGCCTGCTTTTTCACCTTGGCTATTTTTGGCCATTGCCATTATTTTTGAAATTGCGGGCACGTCTTTTTTGAAATTGTCCGACGGTTTCACCAAATGGGGATGGGGCGGCGCATCCATATTTTGTTATTGGATATGTTTTGCATTTTTGGCGGTGGCGATTACCAAAATTCCCGTCGGCATCGCCTATGCCATTTGGTCCGGCGTGGGGATTATGGCGATAACTATTATCGGCTGGCTTGCCTTTAAACAAAGCCTGTCATGGCCGCAATTGGGCTTTATCGCCCTTATCTGCATTGGCGCAATCGGCCTAAATTTAACCAGCAGCCATGATGCCAATGCACATGATAAAGCGGAAATCCCTGCTAATCCCGCGCAGTAA
- a CDS encoding 3-hydroxyacyl-CoA dehydrogenase NAD-binding domain-containing protein produces the protein MKIISVIGAGQMGAGIAQVSAAAGYDVLLSDINIEQANLGKQGIEKQLSRLISKEKMDAKTADDILGRIQCIGDYAPLSNADLVIEAATEREEIKRNIFDAVGKVIGKDAILASNTSSIPITRMAQAAPDPSRFIGVHFFNPVPIMGLIEIIRGLATSDETVTAITDYGKKLGKKLVFANDAPGFIVNRVLMPMINEACFALGEGVANIQDIDTACQLGLNHPMGPLTLADFVGLDTCLEITKILFHSTGDSKFRPAPILQKYVEAGWLGRKTKRGFYDYSGEVPVPTR, from the coding sequence ATGAAGATCATTTCGGTTATTGGCGCGGGCCAAATGGGCGCCGGCATTGCACAGGTAAGCGCGGCGGCGGGATATGATGTCTTGTTATCCGACATAAATATTGAACAGGCAAATTTGGGGAAACAGGGGATTGAAAAACAATTAAGCCGCCTTATTTCCAAAGAAAAAATGGACGCAAAAACGGCAGATGATATTTTAGGCCGTATTCAATGTATCGGTGATTATGCGCCCTTATCCAATGCCGATTTGGTGATTGAGGCGGCGACCGAGCGTGAGGAAATTAAACGCAATATCTTTGATGCCGTCGGCAAGGTGATTGGCAAGGATGCAATTTTGGCATCAAATACATCGTCCATTCCCATTACCCGCATGGCACAGGCCGCCCCTGATCCAAGCCGCTTTATCGGCGTGCATTTTTTCAATCCCGTGCCGATTATGGGATTGATTGAAATTATTCGCGGGCTTGCCACTTCGGATGAAACGGTGACGGCGATTACCGATTATGGCAAGAAATTGGGCAAGAAATTGGTGTTCGCCAATGATGCCCCGGGATTTATCGTCAACCGTGTGTTAATGCCCATGATAAATGAGGCTTGCTTTGCATTGGGCGAAGGCGTGGCGAATATTCAGGATATTGATACCGCCTGCCAATTGGGGTTGAACCACCCTATGGGCCCGTTAACATTGGCGGATTTTGTCGGTTTGGATACTTGTTTGGAAATCACCAAAATTTTGTTCCACAGCACAGGGGACAGCAAATTTCGTCCCGCGCCGATTTTGCAAAAATATGTGGAGGCAGGATGGCTTGGCCGTAAAACCAAACGCGGTTTTTATGACTATAGCGGGGAAGTGCCCGTCCCAACACGTTAA
- a CDS encoding CIA30 family protein produces the protein MKSIYISSKSAIILSGLLSAISLPALAMTSPQTTLIQNVQIFDGVRNIGTSSVLIKDDKIADIDFKGDVKDAQIIIDGTDLTLLPGMIDSHVHAMMAMDTPLLFGVTTQLDMFTPPTVNADIRAKTKNGENKDVADLYSAGFLATAPGGHGTQFGVSVPTLTTPQEADSWVKSRIEEGSDFIKIVREPGSSFGRPLPTLDSATTKALIKAAHDNGKLAVVHVQDYDSAFDTISSGADGLVHMFFDKSADDAIIALAKEKGVFITPTYSVFEGFHGRKGTASLLRNENFAGLLPEIAKDNINQSFGPDRSAKLDANMAQSISAFANAGVLILAGTDAGNPGVYYGISMHRELQLLVKAGLSPAQALSAATANPAKAYKLTDRGRIANGMKADLLLVKGDPTKDITATRNIIDIWKDGQSAKNLILAKRAEISNLISNSISGENSGANNAALAGETAKQTAAVNNGILGNIANFHFEGEGVKITAPFGIGWDVNSDVIMGGGSTATLSKGREDSLRISGSVKKGSFAQWAGIAFVLGDTPFAPKDISAASAMTFRIRGTGGGFAVMAFSQKSGQMPNSKNFTVTDNWQDIRINFADLGRFQAANATLLTISAIMPGDYDVEIKDIAFIDGE, from the coding sequence ATGAAATCAATATATATATCGTCAAAATCGGCAATTATATTATCGGGCCTATTATCTGCAATTTCCCTGCCCGCTTTGGCCATGACATCGCCGCAAACCACCTTAATCCAAAATGTGCAAATTTTCGATGGCGTGCGAAATATTGGCACTTCTTCGGTGTTGATTAAGGATGATAAAATTGCCGATATTGATTTTAAAGGCGATGTAAAGGACGCGCAAATCATTATTGATGGAACAGATTTGACCCTGTTACCCGGCATGATTGACAGCCATGTGCACGCCATGATGGCGATGGATACTCCTTTATTATTCGGTGTGACCACCCAATTGGATATGTTCACCCCGCCCACAGTCAATGCCGATATTCGCGCCAAAACCAAAAATGGTGAAAATAAAGACGTTGCCGATTTATATAGCGCGGGCTTTTTGGCCACCGCACCGGGCGGGCATGGCACACAATTTGGCGTTTCCGTGCCAACCCTTACCACCCCGCAAGAGGCAGATTCATGGGTGAAATCTCGTATAGAAGAAGGATCTGATTTTATTAAAATTGTGCGCGAACCCGGCAGCAGCTTTGGCCGCCCCCTGCCCACTTTGGACAGCGCAACGACAAAGGCGTTGATAAAGGCCGCACATGATAATGGCAAATTGGCCGTGGTCCATGTGCAGGATTATGACAGTGCATTTGATACCATTTCATCCGGCGCAGACGGCCTTGTCCATATGTTTTTTGATAAAAGCGCCGATGACGCCATTATTGCATTGGCCAAGGAAAAGGGCGTTTTCATCACCCCAACATATAGCGTTTTTGAAGGATTCCATGGCCGCAAAGGCACGGCCAGCCTATTAAGAAATGAAAATTTTGCAGGTTTATTACCCGAAATTGCAAAGGATAATATCAACCAAAGTTTCGGGCCGGATCGCAGCGCCAAATTGGACGCAAATATGGCGCAAAGCATATCTGCATTTGCCAATGCTGGCGTGCTCATTTTGGCGGGGACAGATGCAGGTAATCCGGGTGTTTATTATGGCATTTCCATGCACCGTGAATTGCAATTATTGGTAAAAGCAGGGTTAAGTCCCGCTCAGGCATTAAGCGCGGCGACCGCCAATCCGGCAAAGGCATATAAATTGACCGACAGGGGACGTATCGCCAATGGGATGAAGGCTGATTTATTATTGGTAAAGGGCGACCCAACAAAGGATATCACCGCCACACGCAATATTATCGACATATGGAAAGATGGACAATCCGCCAAAAATTTGATTTTGGCAAAACGCGCCGAGATCTCTAACTTGATCTCTAACTCAATTTCAGGCGAAAATAGTGGCGCAAATAATGCCGCTTTGGCGGGTGAAACAGCAAAACAAACCGCCGCAGTCAATAATGGCATATTGGGCAATATCGCCAATTTTCATTTTGAAGGTGAAGGGGTAAAAATTACCGCGCCATTTGGCATTGGGTGGGATGTAAATAGCGATGTGATTATGGGCGGCGGGTCAACCGCAACTTTATCAAAAGGTCGTGAAGACAGCCTACGCATTTCTGGCAGCGTCAAAAAGGGCAGCTTCGCCCAATGGGCCGGCATCGCCTTTGTCCTTGGCGACACGCCATTTGCGCCCAAGGATATTTCGGCGGCAAGCGCGATGACATTTCGCATTCGCGGCACTGGCGGCGGCTTTGCCGTCATGGCATTTTCACAAAAAAGCGGCCAAATGCCGAACAGCAAAAATTTCACCGTCACCGATAATTGGCAGGATATCCGCATTAACTTTGCCGATTTGGGCCGGTTTCAGGCAGCGAACGCCACTTTACTGACCATCAGCGCGATTATGCCCGGCGATTATGATGTGGAAATAAAGGATATTGCCTTTATTGACGGTGAATAA